From Sphaeramia orbicularis chromosome 21, fSphaOr1.1, whole genome shotgun sequence:
acACTAAGACATGAGACCAGGAAAAAATGTGCAGATGTGACAATAGTAGGACAGGAAAGATGGGGAGAAAGACGGTGAATGGGCTAAGTATTACGCTCAGGTCACTGTGGTACCAGGTGAGCCATTCCCATACATGGATTTCCGTTTTATTCTTCCTGTCCATTAGATTAGATTCTCCTataacaggggttcccaaagtggggtacgtgtacccccaggggcaCTTGGAAGGAGCCCAGGGGGTAAGcttagtaattattttttgttgatgaaaaataatttattaatttattaattaatgaccaatttatttatttttcttatcgatGAAAGAtgtcacttttcagtttatattttgcacacaaaaggtttcttttttatatattacagttatatatatgttgtttgtttccgaagttttgaaaatatatagacacctttggcacaggaacaaattttgcctaattttttaggcatttaaatcaaaaatgctgaagtgagagttgggggtacttcgctgaaaaagtatatttcagggggtactccactgtaaaaagttagagAACCACTGCCCTATAACATTTATTTGACACTGATGATGCTGAAAACAATATGTTTATATAATGTGATACAGTTCTATGCTACCAGTCTACCCAACAGTGCACAAATGATCAAAATGATCTAATTTCCACCACACTGAAGAACTACAACACTAAAATTTCCTCACATATTATTAGCACAAATACCAAAGTAGCACGTTGAATCTTTGAGTAATATCTACTACTTGCTGAATAATTGAAGCTGAATAATTTTTCCTCATCCACCTGCTTCAGATAGATGAAAAGGATTATTTTCTGCATATCTGGTTTGTTCATCTCAAATCAGTGAAACATTTAGAGGTTGTGACAGTTCATGAAAAATGTTTCCACATTTGAGAGACCAAGATTTTGTTTTGAGGTTAAAAACTTTGGTAGTGTTTGTCTGCATATTCTGTTCTGCTTCTCCCATGGCCCAGACACTACACGGTTCGTTATCGTGAGAGGAGCAGGAAGTGGAATTATCAGACCTGCCCAACGAGTGACACAGTCATTGACAATCTGAAACCCAACACGGTGTATGAGTTTGGTGTTCAGCCCAACTCTAAGGACGGTGATGGACACTGGAGCCAGCCGGTCATTCACAACGTCAGCATGGAGGGTATGCTTTGTCCTTGATGTCACTGCTATTGTCACACTCGCTGTCAACATTGGCTTTTATGTCCGTGTAAACACATGATGTCAGAGGCTGCTTTAAGTGGAATTGTGTGCATATGAGCCTCTCCCTGTGGAAGATACCGATCAGTGTTACCGAATCAAAACCATGTTGTGGTTTACTAACCCACTTCTGAAGAACTCTTATTTAATTATCTAAGATGAGACAAAGTATGTTTGAAATGTGGTTTTATTTTGCTCTCTCACTTCCTATTAATTTCACcgtactgacttttttttttttactgcttttttctTATGTTTCAAGAGAAGGCAAGAAAACCAATTAAACGCCCAATCACCCCTGTGGTAAGTGTTGGACATGCTCCTGCTAATTTCTTAGAGAATATTATAATCTTATTGTATTAATATGTGGATGCTCAATGAAATAGCTGTCATAACAACTGTGACACTGCACAGGTACGCTTCCTCTGGTCAAAATGAATATTTTTGGGAATAGGGTGTGTATATGAAACTGCCAGTATTTTTTATAAGTTCATGTTGTGCACTTCAGTGAGTATTCCCTGGGTTGTTTGCCTCATTAATTTTCCATCCAACTACTGAATGGAAACAGCGTCAGTGCAGCCAGGACAGGCCAAGCCAACAGAGCAGTATGTGGCTTAGTAACTATTGAAGGGGGAGGAGATGCGATTGAAAAGAAGGGAAGGAAAGAAAACAGTGTGGAAATTACTTCGGAGAGGTGGCACTGGTTTTCTGATAGTGTTGTACCATTGTACCACATGCCATGTATTGCAATTAGACGTACAGATGTAAAAGGATCAGCCACAAAACGTGCACTATCAAGAGGAAACTTAACAAGCTTCTCACCAGGACAGGTTAACAATCGTAGAGAAAGTGTCATTAAGTATATATTATGTGACAGCTGACAATGACAAATTCTTCCCTCTCTCTTCATGTCTTTTAACCACTAGAAGCCTTTAACGACGGGCCAACACTCCTTACCCTTTGCTCATCGTCACGGTAAGCCACAGCCATTGGTCAAACCCGCCGAGCCTCATTTATTACAGCAGCAGAATTTTTATAAGATCCTTTGATTTATGGCTGCTTAGAAATGTGTGTTTCAGCCCTTCTTACTGACCCATGCTTTAAGACTCAGCACTAGAAGAATTTTAACAAGACCTTTGatttatcattttgctttttaattcggtctcattttttaatttcagaatgtTTTTCATTTGGTGGCCAGAATCATAAAGCTATTTTAGAAATGGGGTATTCACGTAAAGTTATATTGTCTGCATTATTTTCTGATAAGAGAAAATATTCCTTTACGCTTTGTCCTGTAAAAGGATAGAACAAGCTTCTGGTGGTTGCAGGGTGCATTATGTGTAATTGTGGAGCTAATTTGTGATTATTTATCCAACTATTGGTATTTCAAAGAATCCTATTGAGCTCTTGTGTTAGACTGTAATATGTGATACCTCAACACATCTAGTTTACTACCTTTAATGATACCAGGCTTTGGGTGTAGATATTAGAAATGTTGATATACCGCCCTGTAACTATTGTGACCTGCTAACATTAAATAGAAGAAATATTTGCCATTGCGAAATTACCATAATCATATATTTCTTTTTCAGGACTATGCATCTCATGTGTTTACTTATAGTCTTTAATCTCTTCTCCCTTGTCCTTGTCAGCCTCCCCTAACAGGACCCAGGGCAGAGTGCCCCTCTCCCGGAACATAGTCCCAAAGACAACTCTTGGTAATGACTTTTCTGACCTTAAGTTCACAGGCCAGAAAGAACTTTTGACCACACATTTGGTCAAACAACTTGACTTCTCTATCTCTATCCTACAAGAAATCTTCATTTACTGTGCACTTTATGCCCCAATTGTTATATATTCTACAGGACATAACATTTTTTCTTCCCAGATCTTctaacataaaactatatttctCAGCTCCAACCACAACTACTAGGCAGGATTTTCTGTCAACACCTGGACCCGCGGTGCCTGTTGTCACCAAACGCCCATTTGGTAAACAGTGAATTACCATTATTATTGTAAAAGCTTCATGGCTCTAATTCGGGCTGCGTGCAATCATAGATTTGGCAGACTGTAAGAGGGAAACTCAGAGCTTTATGAAGTCCTCTGTAAAAGTTGCATGAGTGGCATGTTCTCAGTAAGTACAGTAGTTACCCCCTCCCTGTGGAAAAGACGATGGTGTCAGCGTGTTGCTTTGTGGAGGTAGGTGGCCTGGCAGCATGGCATATTAGGAAAAGGGGATTTAAGGATTTTTTTGTTCAGTGAGGGACATGTGATAATGTTAGACAACTCTGCACATTCAAACACaatttatcataataaccttaGGTCACCTGCCCCTATGCACTGCAAGAACATCCTGTTCAGCAAAGCATACATATCAAATCAAATATATCCTAATAGTCCCCACTTAGGCAATATGGTCTCTATTTTTAATCCCATTATGGCCAGTTCTTTCTTCAGTCCAGACCAGACTCATCAAACTTACTCCTCTTCCTTTTTGTTGTTGACCTGAGGCTTTTGCTTCCAATGCAGCACAGATGAAGGTGTGAAGTCTGCATGACAGAAGTGCATGCACAAGACATTTCTGTCCCACAGGATCAACCccctctgtatttttcttttattgttctTCTATTACAACATTCTTCTACGCCCCTTTTTCACACTTTTCTTTTCGATGctatgtacatacagtatattttacCTTAATTCTTCTGCGCCTTTTCCCTTCATAAATACTATGTTACTGTGCGGCTCCATCCATCTTTGATAAAATTCAAGCcttaatattatttaaaaattaTGGGAAGTAATGCTTCTAagacccaaaaaagagtttgtttgaggtgctcttttgaaaaagggattcataaagtagatgacaaacaggaagaaaactccaaggcgctctctttaagcattaaaatgcctttattgcctttctgatgaaggcttgaagccgaaatgctttgaagtgttttttaaggtctatatatgaccatgccatgagaataaaggcattttaatgagTGCCTTGgcattttcttcctgtttgtcatctgcCTTAATATTATTATTCAGattatattatgtattttatattatgtcagccctgtgatgaacggggaaaatgtccagggtgtaccccgcctctgcccgtaagtagctgggataggctccaagcgacccccgttaccctagtgaggataaagcaggttcagataatgaataaatgaatgattaTAATTCTAGACTGGTGATTATGGTACTCCACTCCTGATGTTGTTCCATTTTTCCAAATATCTAGTCCCAGAACTCACACAGTTTATAAATAATTGCTTGGTAATATTGTCCATGTACCAGAGGGACAAGTGAATTATTGCATATTAGATATTTAAGGCAGAAGTGTAGATGAAAGTTAATCTATTCTGATATGCTCATAAAAGAGATTTTAACATGGTCATAAAGTGGAGTATTTGTTGTCAAGGGCTTGAAATGACATGCTATTTATCACTTGTCTTACTTTTCTGCTCTGTTTTTCggatttcttctgtttttctcttcctctcttttcCTGAGAACATCTGATCAGATTGAAAAGTCTATTCGGAACATTCGATCAAAATCCCACAGCATCAATCAACAACTATTACACCCATAGCCTCTTAGATGCACAGCCAATGGATTTGGATGGCTGTCACTCAACGCCCCCCTTGACCTGGTAGTTCAGTCTGTTGGTAGTAACATGGTTGTTACATTTCAAGTATTTCCATATGGGCTGTctgtctttgaaactggagcccttTTATCAAACACGTGCCAGGTAGGAGTTATTGTGTAACTTGTGCTTGAGCCCAAGGTTAGCTGGTTCTCtatccagtggctgtttggcatGTCTGTTGAAGAACATTTTCAGCTGTTCTATAAATGTCTCTATGTCTTACTTTCATTAATTTCTAGATgatgaaaatatgtttttgtaaGAGAAATTTTCAAAAATAATTTTATATATGGAAATTACACTTTGTTGTGCTTTGTTTTGGTCATGGCCATGTCTTTCTCTCTCACAAAACACAGGAGGAGAAGACCTTTCCAGATCTGTCTTGCCTCCTTTACTGGCAGTCCCTTTAGCTCCCAAGTTCATTCCACAACATAACTTCTCAACCACTAAGGCCCCCATGCTGGCTTCTGTGTCAACCACCCAGAAAAATGTAGAGAGACTTGGCCATTCTCTCAGTCAACGAAAACCAAAGCCACAACGTAAAGTACCTCAACCAACACGACAAACCCAGCAACCTCGACCAAAGCCCCCACGAAAGACTCAGCCTCATCCAAAAACACATTTCCAAACTGAACCACAATCCCCAAAGATCCAATCAACAACCCAACCACTACCGATCAGATTTACATCTTTGCCTGTGCCACAAACCCAACCTCAATCACAATCAACCACCCAAACCCATCCTAAACTGCAACCTCAACAAACATCAAAACCTATAATCCCAAGGAAACTACAGCCACAACCCCTAACAACATCTCCTCACATAGCTGAGACCACATCAACACCCAAACCCATGCCACAGACCCACCCTCATCTTCTTCCACATGAAACATCACAGCCAGCTACTATAATCCAGTCACAGTTTAATTCTCAGCCAAAACCCCGTCACCAACCAAATCCCCAACCTACACCCCAGATCTCATTTGAACCACAGCCTCAACCCCCCCCCCTACCCAAACAGCAACCCCCATCTCGAACAAAACCTCAACTAAAGACCCAGACCCAACTATCACCTCAAATTCAACCAACTCCTCATGTTACACCTGTGATACAAACTcagacaacaaaaccaacacCCCAGCGCACAACTCAGACACATCAAGCACTAACAGACACTCATATTCAGCCACAGCATAAACCACAATATCAATCTACAGGTCAGCCACAAACACAACCTCAACCAAAGTCCAATCGCAGATCTAAACCACCTACCCCGCCTAATCTAAACACTGTGCGCCATTCAAAGGCGCAGCCAACACCGAAGTCAAAGGTAAATGATTCCGTACCAAAACCCAAGACGCAACACCAATCAAAGATCCAACCCAAAGTCCGTCCTCAGTCTCAACCCAAAAAACCACCAAAGACTCACCATCAACACAAGACCAAGCACCAGCCTAAACTTCCTCAGCCACAGGATCATTTACATAAAATTAAGGCCCCACCAGTATCTGAATCTCAACCCACCTTACCAACACATCTTCTGCCAAAGGCCCAGCCTCCGTCCCTCCAGTCCCTACCTGTCCCTCTACCTAAGCCGAACCCTGCACCTAAACCCCAACCACAACTTCCACCTGGGCTTCAGCCTCAGACCAGGAGCAATCCTACCACGGTCACCCCAAGGCATGCAGCCCCTACGGGTAAAGATCCCACTTTTCCCATAAGTAATCCACAATCGACCATTATATCAAATACACCTTAAAAGGGGCATATTTTTGTAACAATTTTTGCTAATTCGGAAGCATATGTTGTATAACAAAATTCTTTACAGAAATTTGGTGCATGCTTTATGCAAAACTTGAGTAATCCTAGTGAGCAGTTGATATTCTCTTCCTTTAAAATAATCTTATTGGCAAACTTTGCTTAAGGTTTTGATCGGAGATCATCTTTATGCATTTGAATTAATTAGAATaccaaaataattaaaatgtgtcccttttaaatgtgaataaatataGATACAGTCCATATTAtcatagaataaatagtgagTTTTCTTTCATGCAGCTCCTAGTCCACCAGAAGAGGGCAAGCCTCTACCAAGACCTGTCCTGGCTGCAGAGAAGGCCAGTAGTAACAATCAGGGTAAACATCATGACGTCATAAAGTTTGTCCCATTACCATCTCTGCTTTTGTCAAATCACAGAGTCCAGTGCTTTAAGTCGTACTTCAAATCATTTGATGATGCCACCGCTTCCTCATCTCCATTTCCATCCCTCTGCTCTCTACCACCATCATTATCACTGCCTCCATCTATACGTCTCCATTCTCAGCCAATCATAGTCACTTCTACATCCTACAGTCCTACACACTTCCCACAGTGGTCTGACTAATTCCTGTTCTTAAATTTTCATGTAAGCCTCTctgtcatttcattcattttccactCTTCTACCTTTTTTTCAGTGGTGTGTCCTATCATTCGTTCCATTAAGGGTAAAGCTGTCAAAGGTCTAAGGATCATCCTTAACCTTCCCGATTGCCTTTCTTTTCATCTAGGTACTGGCATCCTCAGATCATCAACTGCTGCAGCCCCGCGTTCTTCCATTAGCTCATCATTTCCTCCAGCAGGAAGAAAAATCATACATTCACGCACCCGGGTTCCTCCTAATCCCACCCGTAATGGTGACAGAACATTTTCTCCATCCAAGACATTCACCTCTTCTCGCAGCTCCAGCACACCTGGGGGTAATGGTGTACACAACTTCCTCTCCCCTTTCTTCAATTGCCTCTTACCTTGCAGCTATCTCAGGTCATTCTCTTTTATCAACACTCTTTTTCAGAAGTGCTTCAACAAAGCCGGACAAACTCAGCTTCAATGCACACAATAGACATTTAAATGCTTTTGGCTCCTCTTCCTTCTATCTTCTGCTTTACTTTTTCTTACAGCCCATATGTTGCCCATGCTCTGTGGCCTTCTCTTTTGGTGTGTATTTCACACATTTACTTCAAGCAGCAGTGGCATTTCTGAGGTCAGGATTGTTCATATAATTTATGATCCTTCTAGCTAGCCGAGTGGGAAATCTGGCCACGGCACCGGCCAGGATGCACCACATTTTACACCAACTCTGCCAAACCTAGCATTGCACAGACAGTACATCTGCCTTTTCTCCTTTCCTGCACATCCAGAATGGTACTCATCTAAGAGTTATAgacaaaagaggaaaaattaTTTGTATATCCAGAACATCtgttaaaccagataaaaaaatGAGCTGGATTGTCACTGGAAAGAGAGTGAATTATAATTACTATGAGAAAAACCAATTATTTTGTTCTGACTTTCTTTCTCTGCTGGTAGGTTTATGACCATGATAGAAAACATTTGataacaaaccttttttttccctttcaacaGCTGGTGGGGCGCATCATAGGGGCAATGCTATTCCTAAACCTGTCGTTGGGCCCAAAGAGGAACCTGGTAAAGACAGACCAAGATAATCAGCTGTCAGTGTTCCTCGTGCACTAACCCAAGAGACACTGTTATGTCCCGTCCCACAAAGTCCCACTGATCTGTGCTTTTGTCACAATCCTCTCACGCTGTATGATTCTCGACTTGTTTGTCATTGTGATGTTTTGTGTCTGGTCATGGTCTGTGTTGTCCCTTACGTACAGCTCCAGTAGCTTGTACTTGACTGAGACTGAAGCCGTCTTGAATTTTCTTTGTGCCACCAGATTTTTGGCACATTCCTGTCACATCCATACTGTATTATTTAGTCTACGGCACATATGGACCTTTAATGAGGAACCGGTTTGAATTAGTTTGAGAATAGCTTGAGCCTGCCTGTTGTGAAAGGTGAATGTGATTTGccctcttttattatttttttttttttcggtcaaTCACATTTTTCCAGTCTGCCAGGCAAGCTCTGTTAATTAGAGTAATCAAATCCATCTCAAGTAGTAACACAAGCCATGTCTGGACCACATGTATTAACGGTGACGCTCCGCTCTCTCCTTGTTTGGAGTTGGGAAGAAAGGTTGTGCTTCAGTCCCATGTCACAGCTGGTGTGTGTTATTTCTGGAAACTTGGACAGTTTCAGAGGTCTTCAAGGAGTCGCAAGGCTCTCTGGAAGCAACTCTACAGAAAGAATCGCCCTGCCAACCCACACACATTCAAAAACAAAGCTCTTAATCACTGTTTGTACCTTCTGCAAAAAGATGTAACCTACACCTTGCCTCTTTCGCTGCCTCCCTGAAGGAAGTGAATGACATAGAACTGAGTTAGGATTATTACGTCAAACACAGCAAACAACCCGAGTAAACAACAGCTGGAGCATCAGTGTGCACTTTGTGTAGAATTAATGTAAGATATTTTCATGTAACTCAGTCTGATGTTGGCATTTCAACTTGGGTTTGTTCTCGTCCGTAAAAAAAGGAGTGTACGTTGCCAAAGCAACAATACCAGAGATGTGAGACACCGGTATGTGTTTCAGTGGGAATGCTAATATGAGCCGAAAACGAATCTCTTTTTTTTCACTGCACGTATTTAAATGTCTTCACGTTGCAGACGAGTTTACTTGACAGAAAACAGCACTTGCATCGCTGCTGTATTAGTGAACAGATTTGGGTCCAGCACTATTGGTAGATTCAGCTTGCTTTTTGTGAGATGTACAGTGTGACGAAAAAGCCCAAACACATCCTCACTAGAAACAATAGAATGGCATCCAAAACATGTATGCATTTTAGACATATGCTATAAACTCACGTCTTTACATTACATCACAGCTGATCTGCTTTTTAGTTCCCTGACAGGTTAGACGTGACATCACTGTTTTGAGATTTTGAGattgagtcactttttcttgccTCAGACTGTCATTTAAATTACTACATTGCCATCTTGTGCGTCTTAATGTATGAGCATATGTTGATCATTAGCCATGTGAGAGTCATAAGTACTCCTAGAATGCATGCTTCTCTTCTTTGTACAGATGTTGGCAGATGTTGTTTCAGTTTGTCTTGCTTGATTCAACATGTTTCTTTTGGGTTTACATGCCAGAAATCAGTAATTTATGCAGACCAGGGGGAGGTCAGCTCCATCCAGCAACATTGAAGGAGGAAACAATTCCAAGACAAATGTTTTTGAGGTGTTTTAGCCTTGACATGGCTAGCTTATACAATTACAAATTCGTGTCGAGAGAAAGACCATTAATGAAAGTCTGAGATAAGAGAATAATAAACGGCAAATGAACTGAATCACTAAGCAGCTGTGATTTGAAACATGTACAGGAAATGTCATGTGTTAAACCTCCCACAGCATCTCCAACTCCTCAAAGATATCACAACAAAGATTTAGTACAGTGGGGACATTAAATCATGGAAAGACCCCCACATTTAGAAATCTGTATTTGACAGATTGTTGCTAAGATGTTTTTGTTACAAAGCCTTGCACTTTTTATGATTAAATGAGCTAAATTTATGCAGCCATCTCCAGCCAATTTGTAATCTGTATTCATCAGAGTGGATTAGATGGAATGTAATCTACTCTTTATTGCGTAGTTGAACTTTATTACACTGTATCTGTGGTGCAAGAATTTCTTTATTTTGTGCAATTTGAATGTTTCAAAAAGTTATAAAACCTGGTGCTGTTCAGTTTGGGATTCAGTGAGTGAACATTCAAGGTTATTAAGTCTTGATGTGGTTTACATTAGTCACAGACTGATGTAGAAATCTGTGGCCACATTTTACAAATGACTTATCAGCTTTTCACATGCAATCTGCTTGGCTTGTGTgtgcttttttgttgtttgtattaTGTCTACTTATTTTCCAGGGCCCATTTTTATCGCAGTCTTCTGCACTCCCTGTTTTCCAATCTATCATTTACGATTTATTGCACTATTAAATGAACTACACTGTTTTGTATCTATTCTTCGGTGCTGTCCACCTGTTGCCTCTTGTCAGTTGTGATTTTTCATTTTGTGGACTCTGTTTCCCATGATTCTTTGCAGCTCTGCATCCCTCTTCTCCTGTCAACAAGAGACCCAACTTGGTCAGGAAACACAGTGACCATGGTGAGTGCAACAGCAGTGTTTGCACTTTAGTGTTCATTGCTGCACCTTGTCCTTTATACTGTAAATGTCTCACACCAAGACTTAAATCAAAGCTTCTTTAAGCCAGTGCTTCTGAAAGTTTGTTTTGTCCTTTTCGTGCACTTTTTACTAACAATATTATGGAAATTAGCGACAAAACAAGACAAGCatttatgtaaaaatgtgaaagtgAAGCTAAATCAAATTAGTAAATTAGAGTTTTTCTTCTCGCAGAAGTTTTCTTGTAGTATACCTCGCTAAACAGATTTTGTTATCGTGAAAGCCAGTTGTTTCTTTATCACTCATATGAATCAGATTTATTCAGCTTTAGTTTATCTACGAGGTCAAGCCTACCCTAGCTGCATGGCTGCTCTGTCATCAACACTCAGTGGAAACAACATGGACAGCTGAGACTATGTGATGTCTGCAGCTTGAGACAGTGTTTGTCAGACATGCACCAAATCCACTAATCTGCAAAGCAAG
This genomic window contains:
- the abi3bpa gene encoding target of Nesh-SH3 isoform X2, yielding MMRMSMQHSNSFLFILLFIAGIVLSGPSTPSRSRVRRQNMKVRINATGDTIVLKFLRPNADTKLEGYILGYGSSMFSKQFIQLPENGQPYETEFDAEPKYLIAVQPIPVNEVKKQCTGKVELEKPLHLVIGSVTPTSVLLSWGTLLKTPYESNVMNDCLEDGHYTVRYRERSRKWNYQTCPTSDTVIDNLKPNTVYEFGVQPNSKDGDGHWSQPVIHNVSMEEKARKPIKRPITPVPLTTGQHSLPFAHRHASPNRTQGRVPLSRNIVPKTTLAPTTTTRQDFLSTPGPAVPVVTKRPFGGEDLSRSVLPPLLAVPLAPKFIPQHNFSTTKAPMLASVSTTQKNVERLGHSLSQRKPKPQRKVPQPTRQTQQPRPKPPRKTQPHPKTHFQTEPQSPKIQSTTQPLPIRFTSLPVPQTQPQSQSTTQTHPKLQPQQTSKPIIPRKLQPQPLTTSPHIAETTSTPKPMPQTHPHLLPHETSQPATIIQSQFNSQPKPRHQPNPQPTPQISFEPQPQPPPLPKQQPPSRTKPQLKTQTQLSPQIQPTPHVTPVIQTQTTKPTPQRTTQTHQALTDTHIQPQHKPQYQSTGQPQTQPQPKSNRRSKPPTPPNLNTVRHSKAQPTPKSKVNDSVPKPKTQHQSKIQPKVRPQSQPKKPPKTHHQHKTKHQPKLPQPQDHLHKIKAPPVSESQPTLPTHLLPKAQPPSLQSLPVPLPKPNPAPKPQPQLPPGLQPQTRSNPTTVTPRHAAPTAPSPPEEGKPLPRPVLAAEKASSNNQGTGILRSSTAAAPRSSISSSFPPAGRKIIHSRTRVPPNPTRNGDRTFSPSKTFTSSRSSSTPGAGGAHHRGNAIPKPVVGPKEEPALHPSSPVNKRPNLVRKHSDHDKPMDLKQGDKESILKPFSLVTVKPKQEYKPTTTSPVTEKQEYKPTTTTTAPLVNTSRFDLGENSSIFRPLPTSDVDVMGKKRFVAPHVIYKTDKKPDEPCSITSSLAYFPDEENNDLNVTGPPRIPPSNVTVVTVEGCPSFVILDWQKSDNETREYEVVSTTKGPNGKEVSVLTTNQTHTAVENLKPESSYEFKVTPKNELGTGPSSDPVSFSTESADPRVSEYVAGKDAIWTQFPFKADAYSECNGKQFVKRTWYRKFVGIQLCNSLRYKIYLSDTLNGKFYNIGDQTGHGEDHCQFVDSFLDGRTGTQMFADQLPSRSGYFRALRQEPVHFGEIGGKSHITYVGWYECGTPIPGKW